The genome window CTGActtgattaaatatttaacaacGCGCGAGAAACGTTTCATGTTGTTCTTTCATGACATTTTACCAATTCACgcaataaattgattaatgaCGATTTTCCTATGATACCAGAGAAAAGTAGTCAGGAGTAATAGGAGTTGTCCTTGAGTATTCGTTAATCCGTCACGATGAAAGCTCAAATGAATATTGAATGATCTATCCtacttttatgattttttcttgtCCTGGAATTTCAAGGATGTCTGTAAAATGAAAGTAATGCAATACCATACTTAATCGGTAACTAGTTGTGGTATCACCCTAGGGTGATCAggtattattttcattcgtccatcaattaattttgtggaaaaaaCAGTTCACCTGCGCTCaggagaattgaaaataataatttgtttaGGACATCTGGTAACATTGAGGTGTATCTCTCGACGCtggttttcaatttctttcagACTTTCGTTAGACACAAATATCTCCTCTTTAACTGGACGGTTACGATGTTGAGTTTCAGTTATTGGTGAATCTGATGGCAAGAAATGTTGGGAAATAGTCGAGTGTGAAAGCATTAGACAGTTTGGTTTTAGGGACTTTAGAAGGTTTCTGTACAAATTCTCGTGCCCATTTTTTTAGTTAATCAAACATAGAGTTTAGAAATATTTGACTAGCCACTTAAAGTTATCCGAGCCTTCACCtcactgaaaattcattctAGAGATTCTTTTATTTCAGTGATAGATTAGGAAAATAAACCTAAGCCATTTGTTCGAAAATTGGCttttagaaatgaaatttgTGTTTCGGgtttcgattttatttttcaatgttacGTCAGCCGCATTGATTTCTCCATCGATCGGTCAAAATTGCATATCCGCATTCAGTTTGAGTATAAAATCCCAGCTCCAGTGGGTGAACCACGAAATCGGCTTTTTTGTTCCAACGACCtttcagacattttttattgagtcaTCAATTGGGATAATCGATTTAACATAAAAATGGCAGGAGCAAAGGTTTTCTTGGGTTCAtaataaatcgataaaaaggAATTTACAGATGCTAcattaaatattcatcatattccacatatttattttgtatttggtATTTACCGCAGGGGAAATCCTCAGCGTGAATTCCTAATTTTTTTGGTTCCAATGAGATCATCACATAATCACCCGCTTTTACGCACCCAAAATGTTTCTCTAGACACGATTAATCGCAATAATATTGAGTAAACGGGTCAACTCTTCCGTCCGCTCTTTCCAAACTTTCGTTAAAATTTCCCATTGATAACGTTATTGTCCTCACAAGCGTCGTCTCTGTTACATATACTGGATTCAATTTCCCCCGGGGTTGTTATTAGCATTTAACACACAACGCACGTCCGTCGTTGGTGCAAGAATCATTTACCAGTACACAATAGTATTTTGAAATCACCGACAATTATTTAAGCATTATTCCATCCTCTCCGTTACCTCGACTTTCAAAAAAATGACCAATTTTCATTAGACTtactttcttcatttttttccagacAAGTATAAACATCAAGTTGACAGTGAAATTGAGCAATTATTTGCTATTGCTCCGGTGTTTGATCCGGCTGCTGGTACTGTCAGTTCGGAGTGCAGGAGGCAGTCCCAGATATATCATCGAGAACTCAGGAGAATGAGCCTCTGGGCATTGCAGAGTAAGTTCACGTATTGATTGGAATGAGGAAAGTTGAGGGAGATATTTATATTTGTAGTACCTGTCGTCGTCACTCCACTATGATAATATATTATTGAATAACGCGAAAAAACTTGATATTACGAAGAATTTTACTTTCGACTGGAAGTTTTTTGATAGTAAACTGGTCAATTATTGGATGGCTGAGGGAAATTCGAGTTTtttagtgaaataaaaaatataagaatTGCCTAAATGGGATTATGATGACTTCCATGCATTGACAAATGTTGTAAttagtggaaaaaattatttgaaagcaAAATAACGAATCGAGGaataaaataatcgctgaaagTAATTGACAGCACCGGAAACTTCTCATTTCTGGACTGGATTCACGAtggtataattttttaaattatttaaggaATAGTCCATGGACACTGAAGTCGTCAAATTAACCGTCGTCCGGAAGTCACCCGTCTGACCCTAATCGAAAGATTTGTCAATActgtaatttaatatttttttaacaacaaaATATTGTTGATGCTAATATTCAAATCGAACCGTAATATGACTCGATATAAACACAATATcgcttgaaaaattgaaataggaAGTTGCAATTTTGTCGAGTATTGAactttaaaaagaaaattaggaaattcaataaaaatcgatcCATTCGGGAGTTTATTAGCAGTGAATTtcgtaacaataaaaaatataaaagacaAATAACGCATTTAGAAACGCTTGTTACTTTTATTATTCCGCGAAATCAGCGCAACGAATTTATTAAACTTCCGCCTTTTatcgaattgaaattaatcgtCTGACTGATTATTATTTGGCTTGGGTCCATTGTCTTGCAGATGCAATTATGAGAAAGGTACTCAGCAACAGTCGACCGTGGTCAAATTTTTCTCCTGCTATTCTCACTTGGCGCTACAATAAAACTcgtctaaaaaaatttatctcgtttATAATGCCATGTTATTCGACCACTTAATACCGGATTATCACGATTATAAATTCCAGTGTTCGATGCAACCGCTAAAATACCCTCCGGCCTCCTCAGCGGCAACATTAATCAGCTCGGCGATTTCGACGAATGTCTGGGCATCCAAGGTACCGGGGGTATCCGTGGTCAGTACTGTTTAGCATATCTCCAGCTCGAAGTAGATCATAATCGAGGCGATCTCAAGGAGATCCACCGGCTCGTGTATTCCCACTATGCCTTCAGGAGTAATCTATCTGACGTAAGTTCATCCACACAATCCAATCATCTTGTCATTGATGTTTCGACCTATCGTCTcctggagaggaaaaaaaaatctgaattttacaGTCCTCTGTAGACATTCTTTagacacaaaaaaaaagtctgaagaaatgaaaatcacatTCCTCTCCCTTTGGATGACGAAAAGTCATCATTAGACTCCAATCCTCTAGCTATTAAATTACCGATGCATTGCACCATTGGGTTTCGTGGAGCGACAAGGCCACTCTCGTAAAGTTTCAAACGATAATATCATTCGCTTGATTACATCGTAAATGTCACAACCCCATAAATATCAACTGAATTTGATGCAATGACCCTTCAGCCGGGCCACCGTGTGCCAAGATTCAGCACGGTCCAGTGGGCAATCTGTGCTCCATCGTCATGTACCTCTCAGGATGTTGAAACATCATTGAGAGCCACAATCTCAAAGTACACAAGTCACACTGGAATCAACGTCACGGTCAAAGTGGATCGGGAAATGTGTCAAGTTCAAAGAATCGAACCGCTTCCTACGGAAACTATAATCGTTGGGTAATCACTATTTCTATTtctctaattatttatttgtgaatTTCACAGTGAGAGTAGAGTTGCCCAAGCTAGTGTGCCCCAGGCAATAATTGTTTGCAATGGTCCACAGAATTTTCTTCATCAGTGTCATTGGATTGTCGGTGGTGGCTGCTCTATGCGATCATCTGCGAGCTGATGTCAGCGAAATTGTTCTTGCCTTCTCCTTGAAGAGGAATCTACGCAAACTCTTGTCCATGAAACGTGGGGACGATGACATTGCTACTTTGCATGGTATCCGGGCGATTAATGCTCTTATGCTCATTGTTGCGCATAAGAGCATGGCGTTGTTCTTCAATCCTTATGTCAATAGGACTGGAATGACGGAGGTAATTACGAATTACATTAATTTGGAGGGAAAACGCAACTGCTAATGAATGTTATtgagttttttatttaattccacACTAACGTAGAAAAATTCTAGCAGTGAATAAAATCATATTTGCAAAGGAACGAATTTCCCGAACTaatgcaattttattttaaaaatatgtatcAATTCCCAAGGGAATCGGActggaaataatttatcgaGTATCGAAAATAGTAAATTAAGGTCATTGTcacgaaaaatttgtgaaaatattgcctgaatatcaaatatttttccctcattattATTCATCTCTTTCACGTGTATTCGTAAATGAAATAGTACCTGGGCCGTCCTTGGACCGTCATAGGACGGGCTGCGAGCCTCTACACGGATCCCTTCATTATGCTTTCTGGCCTTTTGACAACCTATTCATTCGTGGGAAGACTTAGAAAGTCTGGGGAAATCCATGTGAGGAAGGAATACTTATCGAGATTATTCAGGTACTTGCTTTTAACGTAAACCACTGGAAGGTATTGAGAATTTCGATTTCGTAATGttttatttgattgatttGTAGATTGGTCCCTACTCTGGGTGCTCTCATTCTATTCTGCATGTTTATCATGCCATTCATTGGGTCTGGACCGCAGTGGAATCTTGTGGTAACGCATCATGCAGACATTTGCAGAAAAACTTGGTggagaaattttcttttcatccaCAATTACTTTGGGTTCGAAAATATGGTGAGTATATTGTATCACCTGTGGGACCTTCagtaacaattaaaattatgtaatttattattttgtttaataGTGTCTCACTCACACCCATCACATTGGCATCGACACTCAGCTGTTCGCCCTCTCTCCAATAATGATTCTAGCTCTCTACAAATATCCAAAAATGGGTGCTTTAATTCTGATCTCAACAGCCGTCTTCTCCACCGGTCTTCGATACTACGTTACGTATTTCAAACGACTGAATAATTACGTGTTCTTCGGTACCTCGTGAGTACTCTCATTGAATATAATGATGCAATGACAGGAGGATactctcaaattttttttcgtaacttCATCAAGTCCTGACATTTCCCTAATTTATCCTCAGAATCCGGCAATTATTCGACACAGCCAATTTGTCGTACATTCTACCAACTCACAGATTAACAGTGTACATAATAGGTATTTTTGTTGGATACTTCTTGAGAATATGCCCCAAGGGATACAAACTCAACAAGGTAAAagtcgatggaaaaaaatattgtcaattAATTATATCTCGGCTCGATACATGATTTAATGATGGATAATTTATCACAGTCAGTGATTCAACTTGGCTGGGCCTTGACGACACTGATGGCACTTGGAGCTTTCTTTGGGCCCGCTGGAATGGGCTCCATCAATTATGTTTATAATCCCACTCATGCAGCTCTGTACAATGCTTTTGCACCCATTGGATGGTGTGCCCTGTTTGCCTGGATTGCCTTTCTCTCGCACACCGGAAATACACGCGGTAGGGAAACAAATAGATATGGTTTTGTATAATCTT of Diachasmimorpha longicaudata isolate KC_UGA_2023 chromosome 3, iyDiaLong2, whole genome shotgun sequence contains these proteins:
- the Drd gene encoding O-acyltransferase like protein isoform X1, producing MHISRTLIWILCCVCPSVLATKSVNVLATSGLKSLEDEEILRVLTHNKSDVSENFTFVDLVENLKNQSATANDFIWSHESLSSRDKTNFYYDKYKHQVDSEIEQLFAIAPVFDPAAGTVSSECRRQSQIYHRELRRMSLWALQMFDATAKIPSGLLSGNINQLGDFDECLGIQGTGGIRGQYCLAYLQLEVDHNRGDLKEIHRLVYSHYAFRSNLSDPGHRVPRFSTVQWAICAPSSCTSQDVETSLRATISKYTSHTGINVTVKVDREMCQVQRIEPLPTETIIVGIFFISVIGLSVVAALCDHLRADVSEIVLAFSLKRNLRKLLSMKRGDDDIATLHGIRAINALMLIVAHKSMALFFNPYVNRTGMTEYLGRPWTVIGRAASLYTDPFIMLSGLLTTYSFVGRLRKSGEIHVRKEYLSRLFRLVPTLGALILFCMFIMPFIGSGPQWNLVVTHHADICRKTWWRNFLFIHNYFGFENMCLTHTHHIGIDTQLFALSPIMILALYKYPKMGALILISTAVFSTGLRYYVTYFKRLNNYVFFGTSIRQLFDTANLSYILPTHRLTVYIIGIFVGYFLRICPKGYKLNKSVIQLGWALTTLMALGAFFGPAGMGSINYVYNPTHAALYNAFAPIGWCALFAWIAFLSHTGNTRGWFSGLFAWRGFLICTRLSYAIYLTQFPVFFFNVGKTRSAEHYEFFRMLFNFHELGWIILTSVILTLLFDSPFQNIKTYLLRKPSTHSKSLKAE
- the Drd gene encoding O-acyltransferase like protein isoform X2; translated protein: MSLWALQMFDATAKIPSGLLSGNINQLGDFDECLGIQGTGGIRGQYCLAYLQLEVDHNRGDLKEIHRLVYSHYAFRSNLSDPGHRVPRFSTVQWAICAPSSCTSQDVETSLRATISKYTSHTGINVTVKVDREMCQVQRIEPLPTETIIVGIFFISVIGLSVVAALCDHLRADVSEIVLAFSLKRNLRKLLSMKRGDDDIATLHGIRAINALMLIVAHKSMALFFNPYVNRTGMTEYLGRPWTVIGRAASLYTDPFIMLSGLLTTYSFVGRLRKSGEIHVRKEYLSRLFRLVPTLGALILFCMFIMPFIGSGPQWNLVVTHHADICRKTWWRNFLFIHNYFGFENMCLTHTHHIGIDTQLFALSPIMILALYKYPKMGALILISTAVFSTGLRYYVTYFKRLNNYVFFGTSIRQLFDTANLSYILPTHRLTVYIIGIFVGYFLRICPKGYKLNKSVIQLGWALTTLMALGAFFGPAGMGSINYVYNPTHAALYNAFAPIGWCALFAWIAFLSHTGNTRGWFSGLFAWRGFLICTRLSYAIYLTQFPVFFFNVGKTRSAEHYEFFRMLFNFHELGWIILTSVILTLLFDSPFQNIKTYLLRKPSTHSKSLKAE